One Peromyscus leucopus breed LL Stock chromosome 6, UCI_PerLeu_2.1, whole genome shotgun sequence genomic region harbors:
- the Kcna2 gene encoding potassium voltage-gated channel subfamily A member 2 — protein MTVATGDPVDEAAALPGHPQDTYDPEADHECCERVVINISGLRFETQLKTLAQFPETLLGDPKKRMRYFDPLRNEYFFDRNRPSFDAILYYYQSGGRLRRPVNVPLDIFSEEIRFYELGEEAMEMFREDEGYIKEEERPLPENEFQRQVWLLFEYPESSGPARIIAIVSVMVILISIVSFCLETLPIFRDENEDMHGGGVTFHTYSNSTIGYQQSTSFTDPFFIVETLCIIWFSFEFLVRFFACPSKAGFFTNIMNIIDIVAIIPYFITLGTELAEKPEDAQQGQQAMSLAILRVIRLVRVFRIFKLSRHSKGLQILGQTLKASMRELGLLIFFLFIGVILFSSAVYFAEADERDSQFPSIPDAFWWAVVSMTTVGYGDMVPTTIGGKIVGSLCAIAGVLTIALPVPVIVSNFNYFYHRETEGEEQAQYLQVTSCPKIPSSPDLKKSRSASTISKSDYMEIQEGVNNSNEDFREENLKTANCTLANTNYVNITKMLTDV, from the coding sequence ATGACAGTGGCTACCGGAGACCCAGTGGATGAGGCTGCTGCCCTCCCTGGGCACCCACAGGACACCTATGACCCAGAGGCAGACCACGAGTGCTGTGAGAGGGTGGTGATCAACATCTCAGGCCTGCGGTTTGAGACTCAGCTAAAGACCCTAGCCCAGTTTCCAGAGACCCTTTTAGGGGACCCCAAGAAGCGGATGAGGTACTTCGATCCCCTGCGAAATGAGTACTTTTTTGATCGCAACCGGCCTAGCTTTGATGCCATTTTGTACTACTACCAGTCTGGAGGCAGGTTGAGGCGACCTGTGAATGTGCCCTTAGATATATTCTCTGAAGAAATCCGGTTTTATGAGCTAGGAGAAGAAGCAATGGAGATGTTTCGGGAGGATGAAGGCTACATCAAGGAAGAAGAGCGTCCTCTGCCCGAAAATGAGTTTCAGAGACAGGTGTGGCTTCTCTTTGAATACCCTGAGAGCTCGGGGCCTGCCAGGATTATAGCCATTGTATCCGTCATGGTTATTCTGATCTCAATCGTCAGCTTCTGTCTGGAAACCTTGCCCATCTTCCGGGATGAGAATGAGGACATGCATGGTGGTGGGGTGACcttccacacctactccaacagcaCCATCGGGTACCAGCAGTCCACCTCCTTCACTGACCCTTTCTTCATTGTAGAGACTCTCTGCATCATCTGGTTCTCCTTTGAGTTTCTGGTGAGATTCTTTGCCTGTCCCAGCAAAGCTGGCTTCTTCACCAACATTATGAACATCATTGACATTGTGGCTATCATTCCTTACTTTATAACCCTGGGGACAGAGTTAGCTGAGAAGCCAGAGGACGCCCAGCAAGGCCAGCAGGCCATGTCATTGGCCATTCTCCGTGTCATCCGGTTGGTAAGAGTCTTTAGGATTTTCAAGTTGTCCAGACACTCCAAAGGCCTGCAGATTCTAGGTCAGACCCTCAAAGCCAGCATGAGGGAATTGGGCCTCTtgatcttcttcctcttcattggGGTCATCCTCTTCTCTAGTGCTGTCTATTTTGCAGAAGCTGATGAGCGAGATTCCCAATTCCCCAGCATCCCGGATGCTTTCTGGTGGGCAGTTGTCTCCATGACAACTGTAGGCTATGGAGACATGGTTCCAACTACCATTGGGGGAAAGATAGTGGGTTCCCTGTGTGCAATTGCAGGTGTATTAACCATTGCCTTACCAGTCCCTGTCATAGTGTCTAATTTCAACTACTTCTACCAtcgggagacagagggagaggagcaggCCCAGTACTTGCAAGTGACAAGCTGTCCAAAGATCCCGTCCTCCCCTGACCTAAAGAAAAGTAGAAGTGCCTCTACCATAAGTAAGTCTGATTACATGGAGATACAGGAGGGAGTAAACAACAGTAATGAGGACTTTAGAGAGGAGAACTTAAAAACAGCCAACTGTACACTGGCTAACACAAACTATGTGAATATTACCAAAATGTTAACTGATGTCTGA